The following nucleotide sequence is from Pseudoalteromonas xiamenensis.
ACTCTTCTGAACCCTTGTGCTCTGAATCATCTTGAATTTCATCTGACTCATCGCCACGTTTTGCTTTGTCTTCACGGATCACCGAATCCACTAGATTCGAAATACGCATACCTTCCATCAATGAATTATCAACGACAAAACGCAGTTCTGGCATGATACGCGCACGAATACGCTTACCAAGTAATGAACGAATAAAGCCTGTTGCTTCATTCAACAATTTTACACTTTGCTTTGTCTTGTCTTCATCGTTGGTATTGAGAACCGTAATGAAAATCTTGGCATAGGACAGGTCTCGCGATACTTCTACAGCAGACACTGTTACTAAACCTAAACGTGGGTCTTTAATTTCTCTTTGAATAATAACCGCAATTTCTTTTTGAATTTGCTGGCCTACTCTATCGGTACGAGAAAATTCTCTCATGCTCACCACTTATCAAAATTTAACCAATTAAACAACGGCAAAAAGGGGGCTGTTGCCCCCATTTTCTGGAACTATGAAGACGTTACAGTGTACGTTGTACTTCAACCGTTTCGAATACTTCGATTTGGTCGCCTGATCTTACATCATTATAGTTCTTAACGCCGATACCACACTCCATACCGTTACGTACTTCTTGTACGTCGTCTTTGAAGCGGCGTAGTGACTCAAGTTCACCTTCATAGATAACAACGTTATCACGAAGAACACGAATTGGCGCGCTACGCTTAACGATACCTTCAACAACCATACAGCCTGCAACCGCACCAAACTTAGGTGAACGGAATACATCACGTACTTCTGCAAGACCGATAATTTGTTGTTTGAATTCAGGCGCAAGTTTACCAACCATTGCTTGTTTCACTTCTTCGATTAGATCGTAGATTACGCTGTAGTAACGTAGGTCTAACGATTCAGTCTCGATAACTTTACGCGCAGATGCGTCCGCACGAACGTTGAAACCAACAAGGATTGCGTTAGATGCAGCTGCAAGTGTTGCGTCAGTCTCAGTAAGACCACCTACACCTGAACCTACAATCTTCACTTTCACTTCGTCTGTAGACAGTTTAACCAATGCGTCAGAAATCGCTTCCACAGAACCTTGTACGTCTGCTTTAAGAACGATATTAACTTCTGAAATGTCGCCTTCAGTCATGTTAGAGAACATGTTCTCTAGTTTCGCTTTCTGCTGACGAGCAAGCTTCACTTCACGGAATTTACCTTGACGGTACAATGCCACTTCACGCGCTTTACGCTCATCTTTAACCACAGTTGCTTCATCACCCGCAGCTGGTACGCCAGATAGACCTAAAATCTCAACTGGAATAGATGGACCTGCAGACTTGATGTCATAACCGTTTTCGTCTTTCATCGCACGAACTTTACCGTACTCAAGACCACATAAAACGATGTCACCTTGGTTTAGTGTACCTGATTGAACAAGTACCGTTGCAACCGGACCACGGCCTTTATCAAGACGAGATTCAATAACAACACCTGCCGCCATACCTTGGTGTGCAGCGCTTAGCTCAAGAAGCTCAGCTTGCATTAGGATTGACTCAAGTAACTCATCAATGCCGAGACCTGTTTTCGCAGAAATATAAACGAACTGAGTCTCACCGCCCCACTCTTCAGGAATTACATCAAGTGCAGCAAGTTCGTTCTTAACGCGGTCTGGATCAACACCTTCTTTGTCCATCTTGTTTACAGCAACAATTAGAGGAACACCCGCCGCTTTCGCGTGTTGTACCGCTTCTTTTGTCTGAGGCATTACGCCATCGTCTGCTGCAACAACAAGTACTACGATATCCGTTGCTTTCGCACCACGAGCACGCATTGACGTAAACGCCGCGTGTCCAGGTGTATCTAGGAATGTGATCATGCCACCTTCCGTTTCAACGTGATACGCACCGATATGCTGTGTGATACCACCGGCTTCACCTGAAGCCACTTTCGCTTTACGAATGTAGTCAAGTGTCGATGTTTTACCGTGGTCAACGTGACCCATTACAGTAACAACTGGTGCACGGTGTTCTTTTTCACCACCTTCGTTACGGTCGCTAAGTACTTGCTCTTCTAGTTGGTTTTCTTTCACTAGAACAACTTTGTGACCCATTTCTTCCGCAACAAGTTGAGCCGTTTCTTGGTCGATGACTTGGTTGATAGTTACCATATCACCCATCTTCATCAACGTTTTAACGACTTCAGCACCTTTTACTGCCATGCGTGACGCAAGTTCTGCAACGGTGATTGTCTCACTGATACGAACTTCGTTTTTCACTTCAGCAGTCGGCTTTTGGAAACCTTGTTGTAACGTTGAAGGCGCTTTTAGCTTGCCTTTGTGAGCCTTACGGTTCACCGGCAATTCACGCTCTTTAGAGCTTGCTTTAGTTTTGCTCTTCTTCACGCTACGACGAGCATTTTTCTCTTCACGCTCATCCGATTCATCTTCTGCTTGGCGTGCATAAGTCGACGTAGTGATGTGGTGATCGCTATTTGCGTCACGCTCACGACGTTCTTCTTCTTCACGTTGCCAACGCACTTCATTTTCTTCAGCTAGTTTACGTGCAATCTCTGCTTGACGTACTGCTTCTTCTTCGGCTTTACGAATTGCAGCTTCCTCCGCTTCTTTACGTAGACGCTCTTCTTCAGCGCGCTCTTGCTCAAGCTCTGCGTCAGAACGAGCAGGTTTAGCAGCACGATCTGCTTCAGCTTTTTGCTTCGCTAGATCTTGTTGTGCTTTCTTCTCTGCTTCTTCTTTCGCTTTACGCTCAGCTTCTTGCTTTGCTAGCAATTCGGCTTCACGTTGTGCTTGTAATTCAGCTTCGCGTTGCGCTTGCGTCTTCTTGTGCTTGACGCTCTAAATCTTGTTGCTGTTCAAGTGCGCTCTTCTTAACGTAAGTGCGCTTTTTACGAACTTCAACCTGTACCGACTTTGCTTTGCCTGTAGCACCAGTTACGCTTAGAGTGCTTTTACTCTTGCGTTGCAAAGTCATACGCTCAGGGCCTTCAGAGCCTTTGCCGCCATGTTGCTTGCTCAAATGGTCAAGCAACTGCGCTTTCTCTGATTCCGTAACCGTTTCACCTTTGGCTTTGGTGATACCAGCGTCTTGTAACTGCTGGAGTAACTTATCAACAGTTGTATTGATTGTCTCGGCTAGTCTCTCAATGCTCACTTCTGCCATTGTGTGTGTTACCTCCCGTTAATAAATTACTCATCACCAAACCAACAGATGTTACGTGCAGCCATGATTAGGGCACCCGCTTTCTCATCTGTTATGTCTGTGATCTCAACTAGGTCGTCAATACCTTGCTCAGCTAGGTCTTCAAGCGTAATAATACCCTTGCTTGCCAAAACTAGCGCCGTGTGACGATCTAGGCCCTCTAAAGCTAAAAGCTCATCTGAAGGCTCAGCACCTTCTAAACTTTCTTCGTTTTTAAGTGCTTTCGTTGTTAATGCATCTTTAGCACGATTACGCAGCTCTTCAACTGTGTCCTCGTCAAGACCATCAATTTCTAAAAACTCTGCAACAGGCACGTACGCAACTTCTTCCAGTGAAGAGAAACCTTCATTGATTAGAAGCGCCGCGAAGTCAT
It contains:
- the rbfA gene encoding 30S ribosome-binding factor RbfA, with the translated sequence MREFSRTDRVGQQIQKEIAVIIQREIKDPRLGLVTVSAVEVSRDLSYAKIFITVLNTNDEDKTKQSVKLLNEATGFIRSLLGKRIRARIMPELRFVVDNSLMEGMRISNLVDSVIREDKAKRGDESDEIQDDSEHKGSEE